A genomic window from Lotus japonicus ecotype B-129 chromosome 1, LjGifu_v1.2 includes:
- the LOC130721840 gene encoding pentatricopeptide repeat-containing protein At4g33170-like yields MEMALFDTTPECDRDLVTWNSILAAYARAEELDGEKTQEGFRLFHLLRQSVALTTSHTMAPLFKMCLFSGSFSASETLHGYAVKIGLQWDVFVAGALVNIYAKFRQIRDACVLFDRMPLRDVVLWNVMLKAYVEMGFGDEALRLFSAFHRSGLRPDGVSVRTLLMGFGQKTVFEKQLNQVRAYASKLFLCDDESDVIVWNKTLSQYLQAGEPWEVVDFFKDMVKSRVPDMEMGMNPIQEEKNWGNWLGNWGRV; encoded by the coding sequence ATGGAAATGGCGCTGTTTGACACAACCCCTGAGTGTGACAGAGACCTCGTCACGTGGAACTCCATTCTCGCTGCTTATGCCCGCGCCGAAGAACTCGACGGGGAGAAAACTCAAGAGGGTTTTcgcctcttccaccttcttcgtCAATCCGTGGCGCTTACCACCAGTCATACCATGGCCCCTCTCTTCAAGATGTGCCTCTTCTCTGGTTCTTTCTCTGCTTCCGAGACGCTGCACGGTTACGCTGTCAAGATTGGGTTGCAATGGGATGTGTTTGTGGCTGGGGCTTTGGTGAATATCTATGCCAAGTTTCGACAGATTAGAGATGCCTGTGTGCTATTTGATAGGATGCCTCTGAGGGATGTGGTGCTCTGGAACGTGATGTTGAAGGCCTATGTGGAAATGGGGTTTGGGGATGAAGCGTTGCGCCTCTTCTCCGCGTTTCACCGAAGTGGGCTGCGTCCCGATGGCGTCAGTGTCCGAACTCTTCTAATGGGGTTTGGtcaaaaaactgtttttgaaaagcAGTTGAATCAGGTTCGAGCTTATGCCAGTAAGTTGTTTCTTTGTGATGATGAGTCGGATGTCATTGTGTGGAACAAGACCTTGTCTCAATATCTCCAAGCAGGAGAACCTTGGGAAgttgttgatttttttaaagaCATGGTCAAATCACGTGTCCCAGACATGGAAATGGGTATGAACCCGATTCAGGAAGAGAAGAATTGGGGTAATTGGTTGGGGAATTGGGGAAGGGTATGA
- the LOC130733535 gene encoding amino acid transporter AVT6C-like, translating to MTSTVTPLIQPDPEHSPEEPNPQNGSISGAVFNISTTMVGAGIMSVPATMKVLGIIPGFAVIVLVALITDVTVEFMLRYTSSGEATTYAGMVGESFGSVGSFGVKMCVIITNLGILIIYLIILGDVLCGNESKGVTHLGILQEWFGIHWWTSRAFALLIVAIFIMLPLVLLRRVDSLRYSSAISILLALVFVAICSAMAFAALWSGKTESLRILPDFSQVTVLDLFTTVPVFVTGFGFHVNVHPIRAELGKQADMGLAVRISLMICVAIYFAIGFFGYLLFGDSIMPDVLVNFDQNSKSSAGRFLNDIVRLSYALHLALVFPIMNYSLRANIDELLFSKKNKRALALDTPRFVSLTLILLFLTYFVAVAIPNIWYFFQFLGSTTIVCLSFIFPAALILRDMHGVSRTKDQVMAIVVIVLAIGTSGIAIWTNLSGSRAD from the exons ATGACCAGCACCGTCACCCCTCTCATACAACCGGACCCGGAGCATTCCCCGGAAGAACCGAATCCGCAAAATGGGTCCATCTCCGGCGCGGTGTTCAACATATCAACCACCATGGTGGGTGCCGGGATCATGTCGGTTCCGGCGACGATGAAGGTGCTGGGCATAATTCCGGGGTTCGCGGTGATCGTGCTGGTGGCGCTGATAACAGATGTCACGGTGGAGTTTATGTTACGGTACACGAGCTCCGGCGAGGCCACTACCTACGCCGGTATGGTGGGGGAGTCATTTGGGTCCGTAGGATCGTTTGGTGTTAAGATGTGCGTCATCATTACCAATCTGGGAATCCTTATCATCTATTTGATTATTCTTG GTGATGTGTTGTGTGGAAACGAGTCGAAAGGAGTCACACACTTGGGTATTTTACAAGAATGGTTTGGCATCCATTGGTGGACCTCTCGAGCTTTTGCTCTTCTCATAGTTGCAATCTTCATAATGCTTCCACTAGTTTTGTTGCGGCGTGTTG ATTCACTGAGGTATAGTTCTGCAATATCAATCCTACTAGCATTGGTGTTTGTTGCAATATGCTCAGCAATGGCGTTTGCTGCATTATGGTCCGGCAAAACTGAATCACTGAGGATACTCCCTGATTTCTCTCAAGTCACTGTCCTTGACCTTTTCACCACTGTTCCAGTGTTTGTCACAGGTTTCGGATTCCATGTCAATG TTCATCCAATTAGAGCAGAGCTAGGAAAACAAGCAGATATGGGTTTGGCTGTGAGGATTTCATTGATGATCTGTGTGGCCATTTACTTTGCAATTGGCTTCTTTGGTTACCTATTGTTTGGAGACTCCATCATGCCTGATGTGTTAGTAAACTTTGACCAAAACTCCAAGTCAAGTGCTGGTAGATTCCTCAATGACATTGTTAGATTAAGCTATGCACTCCATCTTGCACTTGTGTTCCCCATCATGAACTATTCCTTGAGGGCCAACATTGATGAACTATTGTTCTCAAAGAAGAATAAGCGTGCCCTGGCTTTAGACACCCCAAGATTTGTGTCACTCACACTCATTTTGCTGTTTCTTACATACTTTGTGGCTGTGGCAATCCCAAATATCTGGTATTTTTTTCAGTTCTTGGGGTCCACAACTATTGTTTGCCTCTCATTTATCTTCCCTGCAGCACTCATTCTAAG GGATATGCATGGAGTATCAAGGACAAAAGATCAAGTCATGGCAATAGTGGTGATTGTTTTGGCTATAGGGACAAGTGGAATTGCTATATGGACCAACTTGAGTGGTTCAAGAGCTGACTAA
- the LOC130733536 gene encoding alpha-soluble NSF attachment protein 2-like, with translation MGDQLAKAEDFLNKAEKKLSGWGLFGSKFEDAAELFDKSANSFKLAKSWDKAGSTYIKLANCHLKLESKHEAAQAFVDAAHCYKKTNINEAVSCLDQAVDNFCEIGRISMAARYLKEIADLYESEQNIAQAIVYYEKSADFYESEEVNTSANQCKQKVAQFAAQLEQYQKSIVIYEDIARQSLNNNLLKYGVKGHLLNAGICQLCKGDHIAITNALERYQELDPTFSGTREYRLLADIAAAVDEEDLEKFTVVLKEFDSMTPLDSWKTTLLLRVKEKLKAKELEEDDLT, from the exons ATGGGCGATCAGTTAGCTAAGGCGGAGGATTTCTTGAACAAGGCGGAGAAGAAGCTCAGCGGTTGGGGTTTGTTTGGCTCCAAATTTGAGGATGCTGCTGAGCTTTTCGATAAATCGGCTAATTCCTTCAAGCTCGCCAAATCAT GGGATAAAGCAGGATCAACCTACATCAAGTTGGCGAATTGTCATTTAAAG TTGGAAAGCAAGCATGAAGCTGCTCAAGCTTTTGTTGATGCTGCACATTGCTATAAAAAAACCAATATAAATG AGGCTGTGTCTTGTTTAGACCAAGCTGTAGATAATTTCTGTGAAATTGGAAGAATCTCTATGGCTGCTAGATATTTGAAG GAAATTGCTGACTTATATGAGTCCGAGCAGAATATTGCACAGGCCATTGTTTACTATGAAAAATCAGCTGATTTTTATGAAAGTGAAGAAGTGAACACTTCTGCGAACCAGTGCAAGCAAAAAGTTGCTCAGTTTGCTGCTCAGCTTGAACA ATATCAGAAGTCAATTGTGATTTATGAAGATATAGCTCGCCAGTCTCTCAACAACAATTTGCTGAAGTATGGAGTTAAAGGACACCTTCTTAATGCCGGCATTTGCCAACTTTGTAAAGGGGATCATATTGCTATTACCAATGCATTAGAGCGATATCAG GAACTGGATCCAACATTTTCAGGAACACGTGAATATAGACTTTTGGCG GATATTGCTGCTgctgttgatgaagaagatcttgAAAAGTTTACTGTTGTTCTCAAGGAGTTTGATAGCATGACTCCTCTG GACTCTTGGAAGACAACACTTCTCTTGCGGGTGAAGGAAAAGCTGAAAGCCAAAGAACTTGAGGAGGATGATCTTACATGA